The Geomonas agri genome contains the following window.
AACCCGGCTCCGACTGTGCCTGAACCGGCGCGGTAGTGACAGTAACCGGAAGCAGTACTGCCATCAGCAGGATGATCAGTATCCTTTTCATAGCTCTCTCCTAAAGAGGGGTTGCCTTTGGTCACCGGTCCAGTCTAGCAGAAGCGGGCAGGCATGGCAAAACGGAAGCGTGCCGCGACAGGCGGCTGTGGTCAGGCGGCGCGCATCTCTATGATCTTGGCGTGCAGCCTTTCCATGTCGAAGGGTTTCTGGATGTAATGCAGTTCGTGGTCGGTGCTGATACCGTACTTGGTGATGATGTCCGAGGAATAGCCGGTCATGAACAGCACCTTGGTTTCCGGACGCAGGTCGGTTATGCCGCGTGCCATGTCCAAACCGTTCATCTCCGGCATGATTACGTCCGAGAGCACCAAGTCGATGTCGTGGTTGGGCTCACCGCAGATGGAGAGGGCAACGTGCGGGGTGGCTGCCTGGATGACCCGGTACCCGATTTTTTCAAGCATCTGGGTCGCCATGGTCCGCATCATGTCATCGTCCTCTACCACCAGCACGGTCCCGGTGCCGTGCAGCGTCCCTGGCACGTTGTGAGCGGCAGGCAGTACCTCTGCCGTCAGCTGGGGCAGGTAGATGTGGAAGGTGGTGCCGCGCCCGGGCTCGCTCTCCACATCGACGAAGCCACCGTTTTGGGTCACGATGCCGTACACCGTGGCCAATCCCAGGCCGGTACCTCTGCCTACCTCCTTGGTGGTGAAAAACGGTTCGAAGATCCGCTTCACCAGTTCCCGGTCCATCCCGGTGCCGGTATCGATGACGCTCAGGCAGGCGTACGAGCCGGGCTTGGCGTCCAGTCGGTAATCGCAGAAGGCTTCGTCCACCTCCACGTTCCCGGTTTGTATGGTGAGCACTCCGCCGCCGGGCATGGCATCCCTGGAGTTGACGGCCAGGTTCATCAGGATCTGGTCCACCTGTGAAGGGTCGATCTTGACCGTCCATAGTTTGGGATCGGGAATGAAGTTGAAGCGGACCTCCTCGCCGATCAGCCGGCTCAGCGCCTTCTCCGTTTCCAGACAGTGTTCGTTCAGGTTCACTGCCCTCGGGGAGATGATTTCCTTGCGGGAGAAGGCGAGCAGCTTGCGCACCATGTCTCGGGATCGTTCGCCTGCCTTGATGATCTCCTGCAGGTAGACCCAAAGCGAGGTAGTTTCGACTGTTTCCAGTTGGGCCAGTTGCGCATAACCCAGCATCACGCTCAGCATGTTGTTGAAGTCATGTGCCACACCCCCGGCCAGTTGCCCGATCGACTCCATCTTCTGCGAATGCCTGAGCTGTGCCTCGATCTTTCTGTGCTCGGTGATGTCGATGCCGAAGCAAAGGGTGCCGATGCGCACCCCCTTTTCGATGATGGCGCTGTTGCGCCAGGAGACTGTGCGCATCGCCCCGTTCTTGGTGACGATCTGCCCTTCGCAGGCGTCCATGCGTTGCTGGTCCGTTCCCTTGTGCGGAGTGCCGCACATCTTGTAGAAGGCCTCCGCCCCCATCACCGTTTCAAACCAGTTCTGCCCCGCCAATTCTTCTTGGCGGTAGCCGGTGACCTCCTCGGCGGTTCTGTTGAACAGGGTGACTCTTCCCTTGAGGTCGAGTCCGAGGATCATGACACTGGCGGCCTGGATCAGGTTCTCGGTGTACTCCTTGGCGGACCGGAGCGCTTCCACAGCTGCTCTGCGCTCGGTGATGTTCACCACGGAAAGGACGGTGCCGGCGATGCGCCCTTCTTGGTAAACAGGGGTGGCGCCACAGGCGATGGTGACCGTGGAGCCGTCCTTGCACAGCATATCGGCCTCGAAGTGGAGCAGGCCGGCAAGCCCGGTGGCCACCCGGTGCAACTGCTCGATCACCATGTCACGTGACTCTGGGCAGACCAGCTCCGAAATCCTCTTGCCCATAAGTTCTTCGGGAGAGTAGCCGCTGGTCTCGGTGCAGCGCCCGTTGAGCATGCCGATGGTGCCGTCCAGGTTAAGCACGATAAGGGCGTTGGCGCTGTTCTCCATGACCTTGATAAGGAAGTCGTAGGAGTCCTGCAACTGGCGGTTGGCTCGGTTTATGGCTCGGAAGGGAAGCAGAATGAAAACTATCACGGCTATGCTGAGCCCCAAAACCGCCACCATGACGGATTTCTTCAGGATGGGGCGAAGGGACCGGCTGATCTCGACGCTGCCGATCACCTTGTCGCCGTAATGAATCGGCTGCGAGCGCATGATGACCGGGGTGTCCGGATCGTAGCCACTCGCTGCAAGCACGTGTCCCAGCGAGTCGAGGACGCGATGCTTCTCCTTTTGGCCGTGGGTGCCATGGTGGGAGAGCAGGGCTTCCAGGTGGTGCGCATCACCGTTACGTGAGTCGGGGGCCAGGTCGCCGAGACCGGTGATGATCCCAGCATTTATTTCGGCCTCGGTCTCGAGGCTGCCGACGGCGTATTGGTAGCTGATGGCGAAGTAACCGAGGGGGAAAAAGAGTGCTACGAAGAAGGCGAGTAAAACCGTGTAGTTGGCTGTGAAGTTGACTGTTTGTTTCTTAGAACCAGTCATGGCAAGCGCTCCTTGCGCGGCAACCAAATCAGGATCTCATGCTCCGGCGATAGGGCGCAGTCACCTCCCTCAACCACCAGTCGCGGAGATTAGCATCATTTTAGGAAAAAGAGAAGTACATTGTCGGATTTCACCTAAAATCATTCATCAAATTTCGGCTGGTACTGTGTCAGTTGCGAACACCCCATGACTTGTACTTTTTAGGTCGTAGCACCTGTATGATGAAGCGGAATGGAGCCGTATATCGGCCTGAGACAGATCTTGTTCACCGAGATACTGTATACGCGTCTGGGGTGGCAACTGGGGCCATATGCGTTGACAGCACCCGGGGCTTCTTGTATAAGAGCCGTGTTACTGAATTGAAATTCGTGCTACCACACCTGTGGGGCACGGGGAGGAAGATCATGCACATGGCGGACGCTCTGCTCTCGCCCACGGTAGGCGCGGCCATGTGGGCCGTATCCGCGGGTGGCGTCGCCGTCGGCTCGGCGCGGTTGTGCCGGGAGCGTGACGATCGCCTGGCGCCGCTCATGGGCGTGCTGGGGGGCTTTCTCTTTGCCGCGCAGATGATCAACTTCTCCATCCCGGGCACCGGGTCGAGCGGCCACTTGACGGGGGGGCTGCTCCTTGCCATCCTGCTGGGACCCAGCGCCGCCTTCCTCACCGTCGCTTCCGTCCTCATGATCCAGGCCTTTTTCTTTGCCGACGGCGGTCTCCTTGCCCTTGGCTGCAACATCTTCAACCTGGGCATGATCCCGGCGCTGCTGGTCTACCCGCTGTGCTACCGCAGGCTGATCGGTTCCGCACCGGGGCGCCGGCGCGAGGTGGCGGTGACCATGTTCTCGGCGCTGCTCGCCATGCAGCTGGGTGCGCTCTGCGTTGTGCTGGAGACGGCGGCGTCCGGCATCTCCGCGCTTCCTCTGGACAAATTCCTGCTCCTGATGCAGCCCATTCACCTGGCTATCGGTCTGGTCGAGGGGGCGGTGACGCTCGCCGTGGTCTCCTTTCTGCGCAAGGCCCGCCCCGAACTGCTCACCAGGGGCAATACCCCGGGGGGTGTTTCCGGTCGGGTGGTACTCGTTTCGCTGCTGGCCTGTGCCCTGCTCGTCGCCGGCGGCCTGTCCCGCTTCGCCTCGGTGAAACCGGACGGGCTGGAGTGGTCCGTCGCCAAGGTGGCCGGGGCGACAGCTCTCTCCGAGCACCGCACCGGTCTGGGCGCCTTCATGGCGAACCTGCAACACACAACCGCCCGTTACCCCGACTACCAGGTCGCTCCTGCGGCCGTGCCGCCCCAGGCGCCCGCCGCTGCGCCTGCCGCAGCCCAGGCCAATCCTGCAGGCAAGGGGAGCGCGCTTCCCGGTATCGTCGGCACTGTCGTCACTATCATGCTGGTTTCCGGTGCGGCCTTGCTGCTGCGCAGGTCCAACCGTGGAGCGGTAGTCCCCGAGGCGTAGCGGTGACCGGGCTTCGACCGGCGAGGATGGGAGCCTGATGGCATCGGTAAACGGGGCTTTGCTTGATCTGAAGCGGCTGGACCAGCTCGCGGGGGAAGATACTTTCGTGCACCGGCTGGATCCTCGCGCCAAGGTGCTCGCCACCCTCGTCTTCATCGTATGCGTGGTTTCCTTCGGCCGCTACCAGGTTTCCGCCCTGATTCCCTTCTTCATCTTTCCCGTCTGCCTGATCGCTGCCGGTCGGCTGCCCGCCGGCTACCTGGCAGCCAAGGTTGCCCTGGTTGCTCCCTTCGCCATCGCCGTCGGCATCTGCAACCCCTTTTTCGACCGTACCGTCCTCGCGCACCTGGGCCCGCTGGAGATTACCGGCGGTTGGCTCTCCTTCGCCTCCATCGTCGTGCGCACCGCGCTTACCGTCACTGCCGCGCTCACCCTGACCGCTGTTACCGGCTTTGCCTCCATCTGCCGTGCCCTGGTTCGTCTGGGCATGCCCAAGACCTTCGCCATGCAGCTTCTTTTCCTGTACCGCTACCTGTTCGTGCTGGCGGAGGAGGGGGGGCGGGCGTCGAGGGCGCGCGAGCTGCGCTCCTTCGGCCGCAAGGGACGCGGCATGGCCAGCTACGCCTCGCTTTTGGGGCACCTGCTGTTGCGCACCTGGCAGCGCGCCGAGCGGATGCACATGGCGATGTTGGCGCGCGGCTACACTGGGACCTTTCCCGCGGCGCAAGGGGGGCGTTTCGGCGCGCGTGAAATCCTGTTCGTGCTTTTCTGGAGCACACTCTGCATCACCATGAGGTTGTACAACGGCGCCGAACTGCTCGGGACGCTGGTAACGGGGTATCTGCCATGAGCCACCACATTCTCGAAATCGACCACCTGCGCCACGTCTATCCCGACGGCACCGAGGCCCTGCACGAGGTGACCTTCAGCATCTGCCACGGCGAGTCGGTGGCCGTGATCGGCGCCAATGGTGCCGGGAAGTCCACGCTGCTGGCGCACATGAACGGCCACCTGCTGCCTCACTCCGGCGAGGTGCGCATCGGCCACGTCCCGGTGGACCGTACCAACCTCAACGATGCGCGGCGTACCGTGGGCATGGTCTTTCATGACCCGGACGACCAGCTCTTCATGCCGACTGTGTACGAGGACGTCGCCTTCGGGCCCATGAACCTTGGCTTGACCGGCGCCGAGTTGCAGAACTGCGTGGCCGATGCGCTGCGCCGGGTCGACGCGGAACACCTCGCGGGCAAGGCACCCTACCATCTCTCCGCCGGGGAGAAGAGGCGGGTGGCCATCGCCACGGTCCTCTCCATGTCGCCGGACATCCTGGTCATGGACGAGCCGACCAACGGGCTGGACCCGTACGCCCGCCGGCAACTGATTGGGCTCCTGAAGGATTTCCACCACAGCAAGATCATCACCAGCCATGACCTGGACATGGTGCTGGAGGTCTGCGAACGGACCGTGGTGCTTTCGCAAGGGGTGGTGCGGGCCGACGGGCCGACGCTGGAGATTTTTCGGGACGAGGCGCTGCTCAGGGAGTGCCGGCTGGAAAAGCCGCTCTCGATGCAGGGGTGTCCGGTGTGCGGCGCGCAAACGCGCTGAGAAGAGAAGGGCGCAAATAAAGAAAGCCCCGGATTTCTCCGGGGCTTTCGTAAAGTTCTACGCTATGTAATTTGGGATTAAACCCTGCTGACGTTCGCAGCCTGGAGGCCTTTCGGTCCCTTGACGATTTCGAAGGTCACGCTGTCACCCTCGGTGAGGGATTTGAAGCCGTCGCTGTTGATAGCGGAGAAGTGAACGAAGACATCCTCGCCGTTCTCCTGCTCAAGAAAGCCAAACCCCTTGCTGTCGTTAAACCACTTTACAGTACCGTTTACCATTTACTTACTTCTCCCATATTACTTCTTTTTGGTTTTAATCCACGGGTATTCGAGGACGCGTAACCTTAGCACCCAAAAAATCACGTGTCAACCAATTTTAAATTAGATTTAAAGTTTTT
Protein-coding sequences here:
- a CDS encoding PAS domain-containing hybrid sensor histidine kinase/response regulator yields the protein MTGSKKQTVNFTANYTVLLAFFVALFFPLGYFAISYQYAVGSLETEAEINAGIITGLGDLAPDSRNGDAHHLEALLSHHGTHGQKEKHRVLDSLGHVLAASGYDPDTPVIMRSQPIHYGDKVIGSVEISRSLRPILKKSVMVAVLGLSIAVIVFILLPFRAINRANRQLQDSYDFLIKVMENSANALIVLNLDGTIGMLNGRCTETSGYSPEELMGKRISELVCPESRDMVIEQLHRVATGLAGLLHFEADMLCKDGSTVTIACGATPVYQEGRIAGTVLSVVNITERRAAVEALRSAKEYTENLIQAASVMILGLDLKGRVTLFNRTAEEVTGYRQEELAGQNWFETVMGAEAFYKMCGTPHKGTDQQRMDACEGQIVTKNGAMRTVSWRNSAIIEKGVRIGTLCFGIDITEHRKIEAQLRHSQKMESIGQLAGGVAHDFNNMLSVMLGYAQLAQLETVETTSLWVYLQEIIKAGERSRDMVRKLLAFSRKEIISPRAVNLNEHCLETEKALSRLIGEEVRFNFIPDPKLWTVKIDPSQVDQILMNLAVNSRDAMPGGGVLTIQTGNVEVDEAFCDYRLDAKPGSYACLSVIDTGTGMDRELVKRIFEPFFTTKEVGRGTGLGLATVYGIVTQNGGFVDVESEPGRGTTFHIYLPQLTAEVLPAAHNVPGTLHGTGTVLVVEDDDMMRTMATQMLEKIGYRVIQAATPHVALSICGEPNHDIDLVLSDVIMPEMNGLDMARGITDLRPETKVLFMTGYSSDIITKYGISTDHELHYIQKPFDMERLHAKIIEMRAA
- a CDS encoding energy-coupling factor ABC transporter permease — its product is MHMADALLSPTVGAAMWAVSAGGVAVGSARLCRERDDRLAPLMGVLGGFLFAAQMINFSIPGTGSSGHLTGGLLLAILLGPSAAFLTVASVLMIQAFFFADGGLLALGCNIFNLGMIPALLVYPLCYRRLIGSAPGRRREVAVTMFSALLAMQLGALCVVLETAASGISALPLDKFLLLMQPIHLAIGLVEGAVTLAVVSFLRKARPELLTRGNTPGGVSGRVVLVSLLACALLVAGGLSRFASVKPDGLEWSVAKVAGATALSEHRTGLGAFMANLQHTTARYPDYQVAPAAVPPQAPAAAPAAAQANPAGKGSALPGIVGTVVTIMLVSGAALLLRRSNRGAVVPEA
- the cbiQ gene encoding cobalt ECF transporter T component CbiQ, translated to MASVNGALLDLKRLDQLAGEDTFVHRLDPRAKVLATLVFIVCVVSFGRYQVSALIPFFIFPVCLIAAGRLPAGYLAAKVALVAPFAIAVGICNPFFDRTVLAHLGPLEITGGWLSFASIVVRTALTVTAALTLTAVTGFASICRALVRLGMPKTFAMQLLFLYRYLFVLAEEGGRASRARELRSFGRKGRGMASYASLLGHLLLRTWQRAERMHMAMLARGYTGTFPAAQGGRFGAREILFVLFWSTLCITMRLYNGAELLGTLVTGYLP
- a CDS encoding energy-coupling factor ABC transporter ATP-binding protein; this encodes MSHHILEIDHLRHVYPDGTEALHEVTFSICHGESVAVIGANGAGKSTLLAHMNGHLLPHSGEVRIGHVPVDRTNLNDARRTVGMVFHDPDDQLFMPTVYEDVAFGPMNLGLTGAELQNCVADALRRVDAEHLAGKAPYHLSAGEKRRVAIATVLSMSPDILVMDEPTNGLDPYARRQLIGLLKDFHHSKIITSHDLDMVLEVCERTVVLSQGVVRADGPTLEIFRDEALLRECRLEKPLSMQGCPVCGAQTR
- a CDS encoding cold-shock protein, with product MVNGTVKWFNDSKGFGFLEQENGEDVFVHFSAINSDGFKSLTEGDSVTFEIVKGPKGLQAANVSRV